A genomic stretch from Shewanella sediminis HAW-EB3 includes:
- the pfaC gene encoding eicosapentaenoate synthase subunit PfaC: MSSSDKQAAKQSKIAIVGLATLYPDAKAPGEFWQNVLDKRDSRTTLTNEKLGANSADYQGVQGQSDRFYCDKGGYIENFSFDASGYQLPTESLTGLDDSFLWALDTSRKALIDAGITLGSSSLERTGIIMGALSFPTTRSNDLFLPIYHSAVEKALQDKLGSRAFKLNPTNAHTVRSQSETALDNANGAIAHNASKIVADALGLGGAQLSLDAACASSVYSLKLACDYLSAGKADVMLAGAVSGADPFFINMGFSIFHAYPDHGVSVPFDSDSKGLFAGEGAGVLVLKRLEDAERDNDKIYAVVSGVGLSNDGKGQFVLSPNPKGQVKAFERAYAASDIEPKDVEVIECHATGTPLGDKIELTSMETFFEDKLAGSKAPLIGSAKSNLGHLLTAAGMPGIMKMIFAMKEGALPPSINISDAISSPNNLFGTGTLPNQVQPWPAKAGNDKHHAGVSVFGFGGCNAHLLLESYSTQQAPSQQTASTQPLQAVKPDAMKISGLASHFGPLNSINQLNDAITSNTDGFISLPKKRWKGLEKHQELLAEFGLAAAPKGAYVDSFDLDFLRFKLPPNEDDRLISQQLMLMKVTDEAIRDAKLKPGQKVAVLVAMETELELHQFRGRVNLHTQLEQSLSALGVTLTGDEYQALEAITMDSVLDAAKLNQYTSFIGNIMASRIASLWDFNGPAFTISAAEQSVSRCIDVAQNMMTSEALDAVVIAAVDLSGSFEQVILKNSVEPVSIDASAAQNSGSWNVGEGAGAVVLVPDDANSAKSYGSLDALAFGRVTEVNLVADNLLTQAGVDINTVKVVETSIAPGSISSEPVSKLFPNAISTSADSRVGHSFAAAGMAGLLHGLLSLSIQNQSQQKAGAAIVANSSENQVSQLLISQSPTENSALSARLSSELKSDAKHQLLKQVTLGGRDIYQHIVDTPLASLAAIQGKLAQGSASTVVKQQKPLIMRPAQTKEQKQAQAIPVSPTPVLGTPMKNKTIDVSAGDMAAFAQNQQLTQEAHQAFLKSRSAGMKVADALLKQQLAQVTGQEPVTSTAIPAPVSYENTLSTQPAPAAVLGSLPQGKELKPDHANVPPYIAPTPELKPCIWNYADLVEYAEGDIANVFGSDYAIIDSYSRRVRLPTTDYLLVSRVTKLDATMNEFKPCSMTTEYDIPLDAPYLVDGQIPWAVAVESGQCDLMLISYLGIDFENKGDRVYRLLDCTLTFLGDLPRGGDTLRYDIKINNYARNGETLLFFFSYECFVGDTMILKMDGGCAGFFTDEELADGKGVIRTEDEIKARNLVVKKTFNPLLDCPKSSFSYGDIHKLLTADIEGCFGATHAGPAQPSLCFASEKFLMIEQVSKVERNGGTWGLGLIEGHKQLEPDHWYFPCHFQGDQVMAGSLMAEGCGQLLQFFMLHLGMHTQTKNGRFQPLENASQQVRCRGQVLPQSGTLTYRMEVTEIGFSPRPYAKANIDIILNGKPVVDFQNLGVMIREEDECTRYPLLTAESSAPAASIESEPSAALSQKTYQPASANAPLMAQIPDLTKAPNKGVIPISHVEAPITPDYPNRVPDTVPFTPYHMFEFATGNIENCFGPEFSIYRGMIPPRTPCGDLQVTTRVIEVNGKRGDFKKPSSCIAEYEVPTDAWYLDKNSHQAVMPYSILMEISLQPNGFISGYMGTTLGFPGLELFFRNLDGSGELLREVDLRGKTIRNDSRLLSTVMAGTNIIQSFSFELSTDGEPFYRGTAVFGYFKGDALKDQLGLDNGKVTQPWHVAKGIAADTKVNLLDKSGRHFNAPASQPHYRLAGGQLNFIDSVEIVDNGGTEGLGYLYAERTIDPSDWFFQFHFHQDPVMPGSLGVEAIIETMQTYAISKDLGAGFKNPKFGQILSNIKWKYRGQINPLNKQMSMDVSITSVKDVDGKKVITGNASLSKDGLRIYEVFDIAISIEEA; this comes from the coding sequence CCTGATGCTAAGGCTCCCGGTGAGTTTTGGCAGAACGTGCTCGATAAACGAGATTCACGTACCACCTTAACCAATGAAAAACTCGGTGCAAACAGCGCAGATTACCAAGGTGTTCAGGGGCAATCAGACCGCTTTTACTGTGATAAAGGCGGCTATATTGAGAACTTCAGCTTCGATGCTAGCGGCTATCAACTGCCAACTGAGAGCTTAACCGGATTAGATGACAGCTTCCTATGGGCGCTAGACACCAGCCGTAAAGCTCTGATTGATGCGGGAATTACCTTAGGTAGTTCATCGCTTGAGCGTACGGGTATCATCATGGGTGCCCTATCGTTCCCAACGACTCGTTCGAACGATCTGTTTCTGCCTATCTACCACAGTGCTGTTGAAAAAGCCCTGCAAGATAAGCTGGGAAGTCGCGCTTTCAAGCTAAATCCAACCAATGCCCATACCGTGCGCAGTCAAAGCGAAACGGCTTTAGATAACGCAAATGGTGCTATTGCCCACAACGCCTCAAAGATAGTTGCTGACGCATTAGGCCTAGGCGGTGCACAACTGAGTTTAGATGCAGCCTGTGCAAGCTCAGTCTACTCGCTAAAACTTGCCTGTGATTACCTGAGTGCAGGCAAAGCCGACGTGATGCTAGCGGGCGCGGTCTCTGGTGCCGATCCTTTCTTTATCAACATGGGTTTCTCCATCTTCCACGCTTACCCCGATCATGGTGTATCGGTACCATTTGATAGCGACAGTAAAGGTCTGTTCGCCGGTGAAGGTGCGGGTGTATTAGTGCTAAAGCGTCTTGAAGATGCCGAGCGCGATAATGATAAGATCTACGCCGTTGTCAGTGGTGTAGGCCTATCTAACGATGGTAAGGGGCAGTTTGTGCTTAGCCCTAATCCAAAGGGTCAGGTAAAAGCGTTCGAACGTGCTTATGCCGCCAGTGATATCGAGCCTAAAGATGTCGAAGTGATTGAGTGTCACGCAACGGGTACGCCGCTGGGTGACAAGATTGAACTCACCTCGATGGAGACCTTCTTCGAAGATAAGTTAGCAGGTAGCAAAGCGCCGTTGATCGGCTCAGCTAAGTCTAACTTAGGCCATCTGCTGACCGCCGCTGGCATGCCGGGGATCATGAAGATGATCTTCGCCATGAAAGAGGGAGCACTGCCGCCAAGTATTAATATTAGCGATGCAATATCTTCGCCCAACAACCTATTTGGCACAGGAACGTTACCTAACCAGGTACAACCTTGGCCAGCAAAAGCGGGTAACGATAAGCACCATGCTGGTGTGTCGGTCTTTGGCTTTGGCGGGTGTAACGCACACCTTCTATTAGAGTCATACTCGACTCAACAAGCCCCTAGCCAACAAACCGCGAGCACGCAGCCGCTGCAAGCAGTTAAGCCTGATGCGATGAAGATAAGCGGTCTTGCCTCTCACTTTGGTCCTCTTAATAGCATCAACCAGCTAAATGATGCTATTACATCAAACACAGATGGCTTTATCTCGCTACCTAAGAAACGCTGGAAAGGGTTAGAGAAACATCAAGAGTTGCTAGCTGAATTTGGCCTTGCAGCTGCGCCCAAGGGTGCCTATGTCGACAGTTTCGACTTAGACTTCCTGCGCTTCAAGCTGCCGCCCAATGAAGATGATCGCCTTATCTCACAGCAGCTAATGCTGATGAAGGTCACCGATGAAGCAATTCGTGACGCCAAGTTAAAGCCAGGGCAAAAAGTTGCAGTACTGGTTGCTATGGAAACTGAGCTTGAACTTCACCAGTTCCGCGGCCGTGTTAACCTGCACACTCAACTTGAGCAGAGCCTATCGGCACTAGGCGTCACCTTAACGGGTGATGAGTACCAAGCATTAGAAGCTATCACAATGGATAGCGTTCTCGATGCGGCTAAGCTCAACCAGTACACCAGCTTTATCGGCAACATCATGGCCTCTCGAATCGCCTCACTATGGGATTTCAATGGTCCGGCATTTACCATCTCTGCCGCCGAGCAGTCGGTAAGCCGCTGTATCGATGTCGCGCAGAATATGATGACCAGCGAAGCCCTGGATGCTGTGGTTATCGCAGCAGTTGATCTCTCTGGAAGTTTTGAGCAGGTGATACTGAAAAACAGTGTCGAGCCCGTATCTATCGATGCGAGTGCTGCCCAAAACAGTGGCAGCTGGAATGTCGGTGAAGGAGCTGGAGCTGTTGTACTTGTACCTGATGACGCTAACTCAGCGAAATCATACGGCAGCCTTGATGCACTAGCCTTTGGCAGAGTGACAGAAGTAAATCTAGTTGCTGATAACTTGCTGACCCAAGCAGGTGTCGATATCAACACCGTTAAGGTCGTTGAAACGAGTATCGCCCCTGGCAGTATCTCTTCTGAGCCTGTAAGTAAGCTATTCCCAAATGCTATTAGCACCAGTGCAGATAGCCGTGTGGGTCACAGCTTTGCTGCTGCTGGAATGGCTGGCTTACTTCATGGCCTGCTTAGTCTATCAATTCAGAATCAGTCTCAGCAAAAAGCAGGCGCTGCAATCGTTGCTAATAGCAGTGAAAATCAAGTCTCGCAGCTATTAATCAGCCAAAGCCCAACTGAAAACAGCGCGCTTAGTGCTCGTTTAAGCAGTGAGCTTAAATCAGATGCTAAGCACCAGCTACTGAAGCAGGTCACCTTAGGTGGTCGTGATATCTATCAACATATCGTCGATACACCACTTGCAAGCCTAGCCGCTATTCAGGGCAAACTTGCTCAAGGCAGCGCTTCAACAGTTGTGAAGCAGCAGAAGCCACTAATAATGCGCCCAGCTCAAACTAAAGAGCAAAAACAAGCGCAAGCAATACCTGTTAGCCCTACTCCAGTATTAGGTACACCTATGAAAAACAAGACAATAGACGTTTCAGCAGGCGATATGGCTGCATTTGCACAAAACCAGCAGCTGACTCAAGAGGCTCATCAGGCATTCCTGAAGAGCCGTTCAGCCGGTATGAAAGTGGCCGACGCTCTGCTTAAGCAGCAGCTAGCACAAGTGACAGGACAAGAGCCGGTAACTAGCACAGCGATCCCTGCGCCTGTTTCATATGAAAATACATTGAGCACACAACCAGCGCCTGCCGCGGTTCTTGGCTCTTTACCCCAAGGGAAGGAGCTGAAGCCAGATCACGCTAACGTACCACCATACATTGCGCCAACGCCTGAGCTTAAGCCATGTATCTGGAACTATGCCGATCTTGTTGAGTACGCTGAGGGTGATATCGCTAACGTATTCGGTTCGGATTACGCCATTATCGACAGCTACTCACGTCGCGTACGTCTACCGACCACAGATTACCTGTTGGTATCGCGCGTCACTAAACTCGATGCCACCATGAACGAGTTCAAACCTTGTTCTATGACCACAGAATATGATATTCCGCTAGATGCGCCTTACCTGGTTGATGGCCAGATCCCATGGGCAGTAGCGGTTGAATCGGGTCAGTGTGACTTGATGCTCATTAGCTACCTTGGTATCGATTTTGAGAACAAGGGCGACCGCGTTTACCGTCTGCTTGATTGTACGCTTACTTTCCTGGGCGATCTGCCACGTGGCGGCGATACCCTGAGATACGATATTAAGATCAACAACTACGCCCGTAACGGCGAGACCCTATTGTTCTTCTTCTCTTACGAGTGTTTCGTTGGCGATACCATGATCCTTAAGATGGATGGTGGTTGTGCAGGCTTCTTCACCGATGAAGAGCTTGCCGACGGTAAAGGGGTTATCCGCACCGAAGATGAGATTAAAGCACGTAACTTAGTGGTGAAGAAGACCTTCAACCCGCTATTAGATTGCCCTAAATCCAGCTTCAGCTACGGCGATATCCATAAGCTATTGACTGCCGATATCGAAGGCTGTTTTGGCGCCACTCACGCAGGCCCTGCACAACCATCACTATGTTTTGCATCAGAGAAGTTCCTGATGATTGAGCAGGTGAGTAAGGTTGAGCGCAACGGCGGCACCTGGGGACTTGGTCTAATCGAAGGCCATAAGCAACTCGAACCCGATCACTGGTACTTCCCATGTCATTTCCAGGGTGACCAGGTGATGGCAGGCTCGCTAATGGCTGAAGGTTGTGGTCAGTTGCTACAGTTCTTTATGCTGCACTTAGGTATGCACACTCAAACTAAGAACGGCCGTTTCCAGCCTCTTGAGAATGCATCACAGCAGGTTCGTTGTCGCGGACAGGTTCTGCCACAATCGGGCACCCTAACCTACCGTATGGAAGTGACTGAGATTGGCTTTAGCCCACGTCCATATGCTAAGGCAAACATCGATATCATCCTAAATGGTAAGCCAGTAGTGGACTTCCAAAACTTAGGTGTGATGATCCGTGAGGAAGATGAGTGTACTCGTTATCCACTTCTTACTGCAGAGAGCAGCGCACCTGCGGCTTCTATAGAGAGTGAGCCTTCAGCGGCACTTAGCCAAAAGACTTATCAACCAGCCTCAGCTAACGCGCCACTCATGGCACAAATTCCGGATCTGACTAAAGCGCCAAACAAGGGCGTTATCCCAATTTCACACGTTGAGGCGCCAATCACGCCAGATTACCCGAACCGTGTACCAGATACCGTGCCATTTACGCCGTATCACATGTTTGAGTTTGCGACCGGTAACATCGAAAACTGTTTCGGCCCTGAGTTCTCAATCTACCGCGGCATGATCCCACCACGTACACCTTGTGGCGATCTGCAGGTGACGACTCGTGTTATCGAAGTAAACGGTAAGCGTGGCGACTTTAAGAAGCCATCTTCATGTATCGCCGAATATGAAGTGCCAACGGATGCCTGGTACTTAGATAAAAACAGCCACCAAGCGGTAATGCCTTACTCTATCTTGATGGAGATTTCACTACAGCCAAACGGTTTCATCTCTGGTTACATGGGTACAACCCTTGGCTTCCCGGGGCTTGAACTCTTCTTCCGTAACTTAGATGGTAGTGGTGAGCTTCTGCGTGAAGTCGACCTTCGCGGCAAAACAATCCGCAACGACTCACGCCTTCTATCGACCGTTATGGCAGGTACCAACATCATCCAGAGCTTTAGCTTCGAGCTAAGCACAGATGGCGAGCCCTTCTATCGCGGTACTGCGGTATTTGGTTACTTCAAGGGTGATGCACTAAAAGATCAGCTTGGCCTTGATAATGGTAAGGTCACTCAGCCTTGGCATGTCGCTAAAGGTATTGCGGCAGATACAAAGGTTAACCTACTCGACAAGAGCGGTCGTCACTTTAATGCGCCTGCAAGTCAGCCACACTACCGCCTAGCCGGTGGACAGCTGAACTTTATCGACTCTGTAGAAATAGTCGATAACGGCGGCACCGAAGGTCTTGGTTACCTCTACGCTGAGCGCACCATCGACCCAAGTGATTGGTTCTTCCAGTTCCACTTCCACCAGGACCCTGTTATGCCAGGCTCTCTGGGTGTTGAAGCGATTATCGAAACCATGCAGACTTACGCCATCAGTAAAGATCTTGGCGCTGGATTTAAAAATCCAAAGTTTGGTCAGATCCTATCGAACATCAAGTGGAAGTATCGCGGTCAGATCAACCCACTGAACAAGCAGATGTCTATGGATGTCAGCATCACCTCAGTTAAAGATGTTGATGGTAAGAAGGTAATCACAGGTAATGCGAGCCTAAGTAAAGATGGCCTGCGTATCTACGAAGTGTTTGATATCGCAATATCCATCGAAGAGGCTTAA
- the pfaD gene encoding eicosapentaenoate synthase subunit PfaD, producing MNPTTTNENLAPWPWAVKSSDISFDVGTMEQQLKDFSRSCYVVNHSEKGVGIAHEAQVVTESSANGDQPVSAFAPALGTESLGDSNFRRVHGVKYAYYAGAMANGISSEELVIALGQAGILCSFGAAGLIPSRVEAAINRIQAALPNGPYMFNLIHSPSEPALERGSVELFIKHKVRTVEASAFLGLTPQIVYYRAAGLSRDAQGNVVVGNKVIAKVSRTEVAEKFMMPAPAKMLQKLVDDGSITPEQMELAQLVPMADDITAEADSGGHTDNRPLVTLLPTILALKEEIQAKFNYPTPIRVGCGGGVGTPDAALATFNMGAAYIVTGSVNQACVEAGASEHTRKLLATTEMADVTMAPAADMFEMGVKLQVVKRGTLFPMRANKLYELYTRYDSIEAIPTAEREKLEKQVFRSTLDEIWAGTVAHFNERDPKQIERAEGNPKRKMALIFRWYLGLSSRWSNSGEAGREMDYQIWAGPALGAFNQWAKGSYLDNYQDRNAVDVAKHLMYGAAYLNRVNSLTAQGVKLPSELLRWKPTQRMA from the coding sequence ATGAATCCTACGACAACAAATGAAAACCTAGCGCCTTGGCCGTGGGCTGTGAAGAGCAGCGATATCAGCTTCGATGTTGGCACTATGGAGCAGCAACTTAAAGACTTTAGCCGCAGCTGTTATGTGGTTAACCACAGCGAGAAAGGTGTGGGTATCGCCCATGAAGCGCAAGTGGTTACTGAATCGAGTGCCAATGGCGATCAGCCAGTCAGTGCTTTTGCTCCAGCCCTTGGCACTGAGAGCTTAGGTGACAGCAACTTCCGCCGTGTGCACGGGGTAAAATACGCCTATTATGCTGGTGCGATGGCTAACGGTATCTCATCTGAAGAGCTGGTTATCGCCCTTGGTCAAGCAGGCATTTTATGCTCATTTGGCGCAGCGGGTCTTATCCCAAGCCGCGTAGAAGCAGCGATTAACCGCATTCAGGCAGCACTGCCAAATGGCCCCTACATGTTTAACCTTATCCATAGCCCAAGTGAGCCAGCACTAGAGCGTGGCAGCGTAGAGCTATTTATTAAGCATAAGGTTCGCACCGTTGAGGCTTCGGCATTCCTGGGTCTGACACCACAGATTGTCTACTACCGCGCAGCAGGCTTGAGCCGTGATGCACAGGGTAATGTGGTAGTCGGTAACAAGGTTATCGCAAAAGTGAGCCGCACCGAAGTGGCCGAAAAGTTCATGATGCCAGCACCTGCTAAGATGCTGCAAAAGCTTGTGGATGATGGCTCAATCACGCCTGAGCAGATGGAGCTGGCACAGCTTGTTCCTATGGCGGATGACATCACAGCAGAAGCGGATTCAGGCGGTCATACTGATAATCGTCCTCTGGTTACTTTGCTGCCAACAATCCTCGCACTTAAAGAGGAGATCCAGGCTAAGTTCAACTACCCAACACCGATTCGTGTCGGTTGTGGTGGCGGCGTTGGTACTCCCGATGCGGCCCTTGCCACTTTCAATATGGGCGCAGCCTATATTGTCACAGGCTCAGTCAACCAAGCCTGTGTTGAAGCAGGTGCCAGTGAGCATACCCGTAAGCTACTTGCCACCACCGAGATGGCTGATGTGACGATGGCTCCTGCGGCGGATATGTTCGAGATGGGCGTTAAGTTGCAGGTAGTTAAGCGCGGCACTCTGTTCCCAATGCGTGCTAACAAGCTTTATGAGCTGTACACACGTTATGACTCTATCGAAGCGATCCCAACTGCTGAGCGTGAGAAGCTTGAGAAGCAAGTGTTCCGTTCAACCTTAGATGAGATCTGGGCAGGCACTGTAGCGCACTTTAACGAGCGCGACCCTAAGCAAATCGAACGCGCTGAAGGCAACCCTAAGCGTAAGATGGCACTGATCTTCCGCTGGTACTTAGGGCTTTCAAGCCGCTGGTCTAACTCAGGTGAAGCTGGTCGTGAGATGGATTACCAGATCTGGGCAGGCCCGGCACTGGGCGCATTTAACCAGTGGGCCAAGGGCAGTTACCTAGATAACTACCAAGACCGTAACGCTGTCGATGTAGCCAAGCACCTGATGTATGGCGCCGCTTACCTCAACCGCGTGAACTCGCTGACCGCTCAAGGGGTTAAGTTACCATCTGAGCTACTGCGCTGGAAGCCGACGCAGAGAATGGCTTAG
- a CDS encoding tetratricopeptide repeat protein, with the protein MPNKIKITILTLIAISFVFVNERAFAFGEHFKEITKPNEIRHIRVTEDISLDIYLPPGSNRSELLPTLYVMDSQHYMYNAIGYQQSLRFGVNISPKYIVVGINTEKLEASRGALLGGDADNMIALMENSIVPYIEENYPSNKRRMYFGWQFGAMFGIKLFNANPRLIEGYFLASGQNYSKEQQGKLEDNLKKNSGLGSYFYLSLGEMEHHTLDGHKAITSLFEKYKAAEINWKFSYFDRFSSRYDHHTTPLESLTHGLEWYFSDYPDLTFHSIDDITNFGGVAAIKAYYQNRAKRYQVSSDVSEQSKFSMFRHAAQVNDYKLFMSFEQELGIYEITGWYRFFAQFFLKNNEIKRAKDTYKKGLLEYPEKHSYWADLASIYENQQDYHKAIDCYQNALKYTQKSDLVFTKYKQNVIRLNDVL; encoded by the coding sequence ATGCCAAACAAAATCAAAATTACGATATTGACTTTAATAGCAATTTCTTTCGTCTTTGTTAATGAAAGAGCTTTTGCTTTCGGTGAGCATTTTAAGGAGATTACTAAACCTAACGAAATACGTCACATTAGAGTTACTGAAGATATATCTCTCGATATTTACTTGCCTCCTGGCTCTAATAGATCTGAGTTGCTTCCCACGCTATATGTAATGGATAGTCAGCATTACATGTACAATGCAATTGGCTATCAACAATCCCTTCGCTTTGGTGTCAATATTAGCCCAAAATATATTGTCGTTGGAATCAATACAGAAAAGTTAGAAGCTAGTCGCGGTGCATTATTAGGTGGCGATGCAGACAACATGATTGCGCTGATGGAAAACTCTATTGTTCCATATATTGAGGAAAACTACCCAAGCAATAAACGAAGAATGTATTTTGGTTGGCAGTTTGGAGCTATGTTCGGGATAAAATTGTTCAATGCGAACCCTAGACTTATTGAAGGGTATTTTCTGGCTAGTGGCCAGAACTACAGTAAAGAGCAACAGGGAAAGCTAGAGGATAATTTAAAGAAAAATAGTGGGTTGGGGAGTTATTTCTACCTTTCTCTTGGGGAGATGGAGCACCATACACTTGATGGCCATAAAGCAATTACTTCCCTCTTTGAAAAATACAAGGCAGCGGAAATAAATTGGAAATTTAGCTACTTTGATCGATTTTCTAGCAGATATGACCATCACACAACGCCATTGGAAAGTTTAACTCATGGCTTGGAATGGTATTTTTCAGATTATCCGGACTTAACTTTCCACTCTATTGATGACATTACAAACTTTGGTGGTGTGGCCGCTATAAAAGCCTACTACCAAAATCGTGCAAAGCGGTATCAGGTAAGCTCAGACGTAAGTGAACAATCGAAATTTAGTATGTTTCGCCACGCAGCACAAGTTAATGACTACAAACTTTTTATGAGTTTTGAGCAAGAATTGGGGATATATGAGATCACAGGCTGGTATCGATTCTTTGCTCAGTTCTTTTTAAAAAATAACGAAATTAAACGCGCAAAGGATACTTATAAAAAAGGCTTGTTGGAATATCCAGAAAAACATAGCTACTGGGCTGATCTTGCATCGATCTACGAGAATCAACAGGATTATCATAAAGCAATTGATTGTTATCAAAACGCTTTAAAATACACGCAAAAATCCGATCTTGTCTTTACCAAATATAAACAAAATGTTATTAGGTTAAACGATGTATTGTAA
- a CDS encoding SLC13 family permease, whose product MRQYLKYIIPILIPLIVLSLPTHFFPFDGLTIIQQRVIAIFLLAALCWVMEPIPIYATSVVIIVLELLLLSDKSFILFRLGSDQSNFGELLKYNEIMATFASPIIMLFLGGFFLAMAATKYRLDINLARVLLKPFGSEPRFVMLGLMLITGIFSMFMSNTATTAMMLSILTPVIALFGPKDPGKIAFALCIPVAANIGGIGTPIGTPPNAIALKYLVDDNLITFGEWMMFGVPFVVVMMTASWFLINHLFPAKQEKIELKIKGKFLKTPKAITVYITFIMTIGLWLMGSRHGMNSYTVALIPVAIFSLTGIINKEDLKKISWDVLWLVSGGIALGLALDKTGLARLMVHSIPFDAFSPYVVLLGAAMLCLIMANFMSHTATANLLMPIMAALGTSMTSLTPLGGEITLILVVTFAASLGMSLPISTPPNALAHATGHVQTNQMAKIGIILGVLGVSLSFVMVWILNITGFIGQP is encoded by the coding sequence ATGCGACAATACTTGAAGTACATAATCCCCATTCTTATCCCTCTGATTGTTTTATCCCTTCCGACCCATTTTTTTCCTTTTGATGGTTTAACGATCATACAACAACGAGTGATTGCAATATTTCTATTGGCGGCACTGTGTTGGGTGATGGAGCCGATTCCAATTTATGCTACATCCGTGGTGATTATCGTATTAGAGTTATTGCTGTTGTCCGATAAAAGCTTCATTCTTTTTCGCTTAGGGTCAGATCAAAGTAACTTTGGCGAACTGTTAAAATACAACGAGATAATGGCGACCTTTGCAAGTCCAATCATTATGCTGTTTCTTGGTGGTTTCTTCTTAGCGATGGCGGCAACCAAATATCGTTTGGATATCAACTTGGCCAGGGTGTTATTAAAGCCCTTTGGCAGTGAACCTCGTTTTGTGATGCTAGGTTTAATGCTGATCACCGGAATCTTTTCGATGTTCATGTCCAACACCGCTACCACAGCGATGATGTTGTCGATTTTAACCCCGGTAATCGCGCTGTTTGGTCCGAAAGATCCCGGTAAAATTGCGTTCGCATTATGCATTCCTGTTGCGGCCAATATTGGTGGTATCGGCACCCCAATCGGAACCCCTCCTAATGCTATTGCCCTTAAATATTTAGTGGACGATAACCTCATTACCTTTGGTGAATGGATGATGTTTGGTGTGCCATTTGTGGTGGTGATGATGACCGCTTCCTGGTTCCTGATTAACCATCTTTTTCCCGCTAAGCAAGAGAAGATAGAGCTTAAAATAAAAGGGAAATTTTTAAAAACGCCAAAAGCGATTACCGTTTACATCACCTTCATTATGACCATCGGATTATGGTTGATGGGGTCTCGTCATGGCATGAACTCTTACACCGTTGCTTTGATCCCTGTGGCTATTTTCTCTTTAACCGGCATTATCAATAAAGAGGATCTTAAGAAGATCTCTTGGGATGTTTTATGGCTGGTTTCGGGTGGTATCGCATTAGGGCTCGCGCTCGATAAAACAGGACTGGCACGCTTGATGGTGCACAGTATCCCATTTGATGCCTTCTCACCATATGTGGTATTGCTAGGGGCGGCGATGCTATGTTTGATTATGGCTAACTTTATGTCACATACGGCAACCGCGAACCTGTTAATGCCAATTATGGCGGCTTTAGGCACGTCGATGACATCATTAACGCCGCTCGGAGGTGAGATAACATTGATTTTAGTTGTTACCTTCGCCGCTTCGCTCGGTATGTCGTTGCCAATTAGTACGCCACCGAATGCATTGGCACATGCAACAGGCCACGTTCAGACTAACCAGATGGCAAAAATTGGGATAATTCTTGGCGTATTAGGTGTCTCACTGAGCTTTGTGATGGTGTGGATCTTGAACATCACGGGCTTTATTGGACAGCCCTGA